The proteins below come from a single Mya arenaria isolate MELC-2E11 chromosome 6, ASM2691426v1 genomic window:
- the LOC128236614 gene encoding phthioceranic/hydroxyphthioceranic acid synthase-like isoform X2, with protein sequence MLDPNIFTALSKARMVSPSSQCRTFTKYADGYARGEGCGIVVLKRLKDALRDGNKIRATIKSGVNQDGHNVTPISAPSSKAQIELIESMYRRYGIDKDSIQVIEAHGTGTPIGDPTETFALGTVLGEHRQKTTYIGSVKTNLGHLESAAGVAGIIKTLLMMEHEIIVPSLWYRKENENPRLNLEKYAFAVPVQCLDWPRGVSNKRIACVNSFGFGGTNSHVVLEQYERKDEQSSGSENSLPFIFVLSGLDLDTLKANIKNFQTRLSGNSYDLANLSYTTIFKRDLWGERIAVTASSQADLQHALLEKLETVENRKPNQDLNGRNLVFVFCGVGTVWKGMGKDLLRVQCFRNNVEQIDKQINQLTGWSIAKKIKEQSPDILNDPMVGHIAIFTYQVALAELWKFYGVVPNSVVGISVGEVAAAYVAGELDLESATKVIYHRSRILAEANEGSMAVVMNVPIEEIEDCLASHDSLSIAVFLSPISCTVSGEIHDIDWLKAILREKYENVKIIRLDVQCGYHSKFVHKASQELGKVYIDLKRKDRGVPLISTVTGNKIKEGQMSTVGYWCENIRNPVMFTEAIRNAADVEHTAIYLEIGPGSALNAHVNDIFQGKPMINVVSVKPQKEGQTISKAICTLAESKMDLRWDHITPSSQMPSTAIPVYQLKQDKTLFQGHIMLEKVHGISNTSAQSSFITEIESSKFGAQFKAHVDASNAPYIFEHFVKGKNILPGAFYTEIALKVGTTLLDSNETHIDMSLEFLKPVDLTHSKTFVFVVSTRQQNSGIRFTVKLGDVVFCRGWVYKHALAVESSHVDCATLKASLVTGDKIAYKTKTQIYEDLRTAGFEYGPSFQLLQGMLTNGKEAVCEVDASRSVIDACHNKSLNVHPTLIDAMMQTTFMENKMIHRKHVSFVPAGMEKINVYKNPSRKMTVYTKKTNETNLDSGHQLHFSMRMFDSSGCLVASVDNFTTYSRINDSMAPCELKYTLEWLFEGRKSHQNMIDSLKQIQSNKEKRVMFVGPNWNDELNAVPYMDEIVVLENEIGDSVNEYAHKITGSNRFTEAGIEIRAIVYFVGGHTLKSINGVENVENICSYVKGNVMLLNDLVLRSDTLEYRLPIYVVTENSQSTFQKYDTETSLVGNELWGSVRSLNAEFTHGQITMIDLQPSLQETCQKLVHFINQETEDKNAVFGNQVVIGREGVYFAHLLRNPTFIPTPMYANATHTTHTSEQEQALMKNTNDGEEEFYLTDTSTSKLDITNGMRLPSTRIIQVQKAVVLPSNIVNTFHYNDSKPNLSEENCEVIGVEFVGSIVERKQQRKNEHVQNVVCVHLTKTKTFLSVNKDFVFKLKEISDYYPGLLSFLIICFRIAKSVKAYFSVTVLWENPNEREFEILRHVLMYVHPIEVSLNGSSADVVVVVQYQSETKLFTMLPRCKKIVALFKDLPVTTKRCLNLSSKIEVISITDVFGNNAIPAHLRKVSRWLKRNKRLKVLHSLAENNEHVGTSILPMQTIDIANRNNSYLPTRNPLYSLLKKDGMYIVTGGLTGLGWETMKMLAELGAGYLVSVSRRPASVELRKEIQTLERKFDCTIMCLSGDVCDFKSMDAIFLQLGKIGDSDTSLKGIFHLAGIVDSQILSNMDETHLDRVLMPKVKGTLNLHLLSANTDLDYFVVSSSIASFFGFPGQSNYGAANCFMDAFISWRRSKGLPGQSINWGALYIGMSAQKKVKETFETRGIRLLQELEVKSCFKDALLHNISNVVYADMNWDFASTFLKSNAAAVWNIQFLDIVIDEFATPTGTQFNQIVFDLEALLASDRLAQISALKEVILHCGREVFGVHRHSLNMSVTFHEVGMDSFESMTLTNVLQTITGCRIPLSLLADGSKTLSDVVNYLHFELFVEST encoded by the exons ATGCTGGATCCAAATATATTTACTGCCTTGTCAAAAGCTCGGATGGTGTCCCCCTCAAGCCAATGCAGAACATTCACAAAATACGCAGACGGATATGCTAGAGGAGAAGGGTGTGGAATAGTAGTCTTGAAAAGACTAAAGGAT GCACTGAGAGATGGTAACAAGATACGGGCGACCATAAAGTCTGGTGTAAACCAAGATGGACACAACGTGACCCCTATCAGCGCTCCTTCGTCGAAAGCTCAGATTGAACTGATTGAATCTATGTACCGCAGATATGGAATCGACAAAGACTCCATACAAGTTATCGAGGCTCATG GGACTGGTACACCAATTGGTGATCCCACCGAAACCTTTGCGCTGGGTACCGTTTTAGGCGAACACAGACAAAAAACGACGTACATAGGCTCCGTAAAGACGAACTTAGGTCACCTTGAATCTGCTGCCGGGGTTGCTGGAATCATCAAAACGTTGCTTATGATGGAGCACGAAATTATTGTGCCATCATTATGGTATAGAAAGGAAAATGAAAATCCGCGACTTAATCTTGAAAAGTATGCGTTTGCTGTTCCAGTCCAATGTCTTGACTGGCCAAGAGGGGTATCAAACAAACGGATTGCGTGTGTAAACAGCTTCGGATTCGGCGGAACGAATTCGCACGTGGTGCTCGAACAGTATGAACGGAAGGATGAACAAAGCTCAGGGTCCGAAAATTCACTGCCATTCATCTTTGTACTAAGCGGATTAGATCTCGACACATTGAAAGCAAACATCAAAAATTTTCAAACGAGACTTTCCGGCAATTCCTACGATCTTGCAAACCTGTCATATACGACAATATTTAAACGGGATCTATGGGGAGAAAGAATTGCAGTCACTGCATCTTCTCAAGCAGATCTTCAGCATGCTCTTCTGGAAAAACTAGAAACTGTGGAAAATCGAAAGCCAAACCAAGACCTTAACGGCAGAAACCTAGTATTTGTCTTTTGTGGAGTTGGCACGGTATGGAAAGGCATGGGTAAAGACCTTCTAAGAGTACAATGCTTTAGAAACAATGTTgagcaaattgacaaacaaatcaatcaattaaCAGGATGGTCAATAGCTAAAAAGATTAAAGAACAGAGTCCAGACATTTTGAATGATCCAATGGTTGGACATATTGCTATATTTACGTACCAGGTTGCTTTGGCGGAACTTTGGAAATTCTACGGCGTAGTTCCAAACAGTGTAGTGGGAATTTCGGTTGGAGAGGTGGCTGCTGCATATGTGGCGGGAGAACTGGATCTTGAGTCTGCAACAAAGGTCATTTATCACAGATCAAGAATACTAGCTGAAGCAAATGAAGGTAGCATGGCGGTTGTGATGAATGTTCCGATAGAAGAAATCGAAGATTGTTTAGCATCACACGACTCTCTTTCAATTGCAGTGTTCTTGAGTCCTATTTCTTGTACAGTTTCTGGTGAAATACACGATATTGATTGGCTGAAAGCGATTTTGCGAGAAAAGTATGAGAACGTGAAAATCATACGGTTAGATGTCCAATGTGGTTACCATAGCAAATTTGTTCACAAAGCTTCCCAGGAACTAGGCAAGGTGTACATTGATCTAAAACGAAAGGACAGGGGTGTACCACTGATATCAACAGTCActggaaacaaaataaaagaaggGCAAATGTCTACTGTTGGGTACTGGTGTGAAAATATAAGGAACCCCGTTATGTTCACAGAAGCTATCCGGAATGCAGCGGACGTCGAGCACACAGCCATATACCTAGAGATTGGTCCAGGTTCAGCCCTAAATGCACAtgttaatgacatttttcaGGGCAAACCCATGATCAACGTTGTTTCGGTTAAACCGCAAAAGGAAGGTCAAACGATATCAAAAGCAATTTGTACATTGGCTGAATCAAAAATGGATCTCAGATGGGATCATATCACGCCTTCGAGTCAAATGCCCAGTACTGCTATTCCAGTTTATCAGCTTAAACAAGACAAAACACTCTTTCAAGGGCATATTATGTTGGAAAAGGTTCATGGAATAAGCAATACATCAGCGCAGAGTTCATTCATAACAGAAATAGAAAGCAGCAAATTTGGCGCTCAATTTAAAGCACATGTAGATGCATCGAACGCTCCGtacatatttgaacattttgttaaaGGAAAAAACATACTGCCTGGGGCGTTTTATACGGAAATTGCTCTCAAGGTGGGAACAACACTGTTGGATTCAAACGAGACGCATATCGATATGTCGCTAGAATTTCTGAAGCCTGTTGACCTAACACACAGCAAGACGTTTGTCTTTGTTGTGTCTACAAGACAACAAAACTCAGGTATTCGTTTCACTGTGAAACTAGGAGACGTTGTATTCTGCAGAGGATGGGTTTATAAACACGCACTAGCAGTAGAATCTAGTCATGTCGATTGTGCAACTCTTAAGGCATCTCTAGTCACTGGTGATAAAATAGCTTATAAAACCAAGACACAAATCTATGAAGACCTCAGAACGGCCGGGTTTGAATATGGACCATCATTTCAATTATTGCAGGGTATGTTAACAAACGGAAAAGAGGCAGTCTGTGAGGTTGATGCTTCCCGATCTGTCATAGACGCTTGTCATAATAAATCACTTAACGTTCATCCTACTCTAATTGATGCAATGATGCAAACTACCTTTATGGAAAACAAGATGATACATCGAAAACACGTCTCTTTTGTTCCGGCTGGAATggagaaaataaatgtttataagaATCCTTCGAGGAAAATGACAGTTTACACTAAGAAAACCAATGAAACGAATTTGGATAGTGGTCATCAACTGCACTTTAGCATGCGTATGTTTGATTCATCTGGCTGTCTTGTTGCTTCGGTGGATAATTTCACTACTTACAGCCGAATAAACGATTCAATGGCGCCATGTGAGCTGAAATATACCCTTGAATGGCTCTTCGAAGGAAGAAAATCTCATCAAAACATGATAGACAGCTTAAAACAAATTCAGAGCAACAAAGAAAAAAGAGTTATGTTTGTAGGACCAAACTGGAACGATGAATTGAATGCAGTTCCATACATGGATGAGATAGTAGTTCTTGAAAATGAGATAGGTGATTCTGTCAATGAATACGCACACAAAATTACGGGATCGAACCGTTTCACTGAAGCAGGAATAGAAATCAgagctattgtttattttgtaggTGGTCATACACTGAAGTCGATAAATGGagttgaaaatgttgaaaacatatgcTCGTATGTTAAAGGAAATGTGATGCTTCTGAATGATCTAGTCTTAAGAAGCGATACACTTGAATATCGCTTGCCGATCTATGTTGTTACTGAGAATTCACAAAGCACTTTCCAAAAATATGATACTGAGACAAGTTTGGTTGGAAATGAACTTTGGGGATCCGTTCGTTCACTGAACGCAGAATTCACACACGGACAGATAACTATGATAGATTTACAACCTTCACTTCAAGAGACATGCCAGAAACTGGTCCACTTTATCAATCAAGAGACAGAAGACAAAAATGCGGTATTCGGAAATCAGGTTGTTATCGGCCGCGAAGGAGTTTATTTCGCACACCTGCTGCGAAATCCAACTTTCATTCCGACGCCTATGTACGCCAATGCAACACATACAACGCATACTAGCGAACAAGAACAAGCATTAATGAAGAATACGAACGACGGTGAAGAAGAATTTTATTTGACAGACACCTCAACATCAAAACTTGATATAACAAATGGAATGAGACTTCCATCGACAAGGATTATTCAAGTTCAAAAGGCTGTTGTGTTGCCCTCAAATATAGTGAACACGTTTCATTACAATGATTCCAAACCAAATCTTTCAGAAGAGAATTGCGAAGTCATCGGTGTAGAATTCGTTGGCAGTATTGTAGAGAGGAAGCAGCAAAGAAAGAATGAACATGTCCAAAACGTTGTATGTGTGCATCTTACGAAAACAAAGACCTTTCTCTCAGTAAAcaaagattttgtttttaaattaaaggaaATTTCCGATTATTATCCTGGATTGTTGTCTTTCCTCATAATCTGTTTTAGGATTGCAAAATCAGTGAAGGCATACTTTTCGGTGACCGTTTTGTGGGAAAATCCAAATGAAAGAGAGTTTGAGATACTGCGTCATGTTTTGATGTATGTTCATCCAATAGAAGTAAGTTTGAATGGTTCAAGTGCGGATGTGGTTGTTGTCGTTCAATACCAGTCAGAGACGAAGCTTTTTACGATGCTCCCAAGATGCAAGAAAATCGTCGCATTGTTCAAAGATTTGCCTGTCACTACAAAACGCTGTTTGAATCTAAGCTCAAAAATTGAGGTCATTTCAATTACTGATGTTTTTGGGAACAATGCCATTCCTGCTCACCTAAGAAAAGTATCCAGATGgctgaaaagaaataaaaggcTTAAGGTACTGCATTCATTGGCAGAAAACAATGAGCATGTTGGAACGTCTATTTTACCAATGCAGACGATTGATATTGCAAATAGAAACAACAGCTATCTCCCGACAAGGAATCCCCTCTATTCCTTACTAAAAAAAGATGGCATGTACATCGTTACTGGTGGACTGACCGGGCTTGGCTGGGAAACAATGAAAATGCTAGCTGAATTAGGCGCTGGTTATCTGGTATCAGTGTCAAGGCGACCAGCCTCTGTGGAACTTAGGAAAGAAATCCAAACTCTTGAGAGGAAGTTTGATTGTACAATCATGTGTCTTTCTGGTGACGTTTGCGACTTTAAGTCAATGGATGCAATTTTCCTCCAGTTAGGTAAGATCGGAGATAGTGATACATCTCTGAAAGGAATATTTCACTTAGCGGGCATTGTCGACAGTCAGATTCTTTCAAATATGGATGAAACACACCTTGATCGCGTGTTGATGCCGAAGGTTAAAGGCACTCTTAATCTTCATTTGTTGTCAGCAAATACAGATCTGGATTACTTTGTTGTCTCATCGTCCATAGCAAGTTTCTTTGGATTTCCTGGTCAAAGCAACTATGGAGCAGCAAATTGTTTCATGGACGCATTTATAAGCTGGAGACGCTCGAAAGGGCTCCCAGGACAATCAATTAATTGGGGTGCGCTTTACATAGGAATGTCCGCACAGAAAAAGGTAAAAGAAACGTTTGAAACCAGGGGCATACGTCTTTTGCAAGAACTAGAAGTCAAAAGTTGTTTCAAAGATGCTTTGCTTCATAACATATCGAATGTTGTGTATGCTGATATGAACTGGGATTTTGCCTCGACGTTTCTGAAAAGTAACGCTGCAGCAGTTTGGAACATTCAGTTCCTGGATATTGTCATAGATGAATTTGCAACACCAACAGGCACGCAATTCAATCAGATCGTGTTTGATTTAGAAGCTTTACTTGCATCTGATCGACTCGCGCAAATTTCTGCTTTGAAAGAGGTCATCCTTCATTGCGGTAGGGAGGTATTTGGGGTTCACAGACATTCCTTAAATATGTCTGTCACCTTTCATGAGGTGGGTATGGATTCATTTGAATCGATGACGTTAACAAACGTTCTACAAACAATAACAGGATGCAGAATTCCGCTATCATTGTTGGCGGACGGCAGCAAAACTCTCAGTGATGTTGTCAATTATCTCCACTTTGAACTGTTCGTAGAAAGCACTTAA